A portion of the Bubalus kerabau isolate K-KA32 ecotype Philippines breed swamp buffalo chromosome 1, PCC_UOA_SB_1v2, whole genome shotgun sequence genome contains these proteins:
- the LOC129652968 gene encoding polycystin family receptor for egg jelly-like encodes MGPGPALLLLGLGLGLGLGCGPGRRPLPAAPAQAPGSPSRDLPIPTPAAARRAPSETRALVQARRPQAALRSVRASRAPGERGAGFGGLGAGRARVSLRARAAPGGGIFLSGRRGLCLPAGRPPSLAPRCLRAHVQLRARRATAAAAPAPVDLQLSAPGGRLSLRRLSRLPRSLGPLEWTFRLRLLGPAAAESRALPRRALHRGRRSYPGFVARTECPTDGPTPVVLEAVSPNSSEPTESSVSCQVFRPGPCRLDPVRINRNDDKPVRLTRDMGDTFNATVVLFCPIQEYYYRGWSVYAVPYVGAVPDWTKPLEKPPVNFSSGFFMVTIPPYSLPWGVYLFNFSVVVRTRDPQVPGKNDSDSIYVVIFRRPLNAVISGPSNITINFTDGVTLNGNMSSDPEETDPLEKERLKFLWYCTTDSRNYDGENTTVISKEVCLPEQVDLKWTWASGPILTLSPETLQGSRVYFFRLVIQKTSRSAFADATVHVLQGEPVASVSCIENCDQVLVLSERFSLSLDCTGCTAGRDVYRWSILTSSGQEVPFDWTGQTSTGRNGAYVSVKAFAFWHFREDKFWISLNAATWSGVTLVLRYPFIIHHVPISTDCKIVPEKGISFITQFVVICTHFKHKNIVLTYKIIVPDVHGFGEISSVKENNFGSILYLGKNSTSPPSFLPVGVLDSHYALKIIAQAFNTSLGAFSQVNFYATVRPPTDVNSSMTVLEKLSNFTMGPNSSLSTLLQQQDFLNASYLIYVVASVLNSMKSDLSLQADKIKLREHLFNQTLILPINTLVNISQVVMAVTKLTEKTSEISAFSQKLATVRTWQASQALQDSHQRDKSISSEQIESVCTGILITLSNILKLLVHYEVFEEPFHVVESLADTVLAVKVPENETTALRTSNFKMYVKKTEKWNVTKFFSTQKHCQNCFYPSLNVNSVPSLPASAPISTMFCEFADDPFPWLNYGENILTQVVGFRMTGVEATGDVIEIPPDALEVYLIRKNLSFGTVNLTVGPSSEPYAVDESATKTTGAFSFVVDSTAGRDVLIHIMTEVSVLFTVSVYAGREITPNSFMTSYLVPHKIPPIANESDLFDPECTVKEARVVCLPAALVQVIAQRTDSSECTVAVVLQAPRFVLKPNNKLVRISVFSSECLDMFGIQSDWREDTCVVGEKTTWQRVHCICKNPRRAKRQLDIIKQANLHLRTHYLTAKVIVVPNPVDLRVEAVKNVTQNPVTLFTVLLILLLYLVLAFWALHRDETDQYLREHVIVLLDNDPYDNVCYLVTVFTGSRCASGTRANVFIQLHGTEGSSDVHCLSHPQFRTLYRGSICTFLLVTKKDLGDIHSLRVWHNNEGRSPEWYLSRIKVENLFSRHIWLFMCREWLSIESSLDRTFQVTPPDKPLKKMDFFLIDLSYKLGRSHLWFSVFSGVISTPFNRLQRLSCCLAMLLSTLLCNIMFFSLEKEIKAEPQEQRYIRSMVIGLESAFITLPVQLVIKSLFMYSQRRPQVTLHEVTPRKHPLKAPASQHWEERLGNWHAYEIDKASSQKPVSNRHRAKPKASVNVTSKRHKVTQAQSKFSNMQGRNINTNNPNIEDNTNVSDEQPPQPGSTALKEKTRMVLPQWCVSVAWLLVFLTCGISSFFIIFYGLTYGLEKSTAWLFASFCAFTQSVFLVQPSKIMLVSGYRTRKAKYCKNISWIGNSRFSEIKLHNIRKDPEEMDRRHRYVMELRNSRTYQPLTQDEITIFQRKKRIKRRAFLFLSYILTHFIFLALLLSLVAILHPTDSFYYNQFIRDQFSVDLAGVTRLEDIYQWLNRVLLPLLHNDPNPTFFPDSSSKILGLPLMRQVRAQPGEIMCLPAKKFVEGSLKGEIRCHPEYGIDPEDTKNYSGSWNRVSKRDTDKTTRGFTYRPPEKRWAYSSYGLLHTYGSGGYAFYFFPAEQQFNSTLRLRELQKSHWLDEKTWSVIVELTTFNPDISLLCSISVIFEVFQLGVVNTSLNARSFLLADFNRKNSADSSENYLYLAIFIFFLAYTVDEVYVITQERTAYLQSVYNLLNFALKCIFTLWIVLFFRKHFLAIGVVRAYLSNPEDFIPFHAVAQVDHTMRVILGFLVFLTILKTLRYSRVFYDVRLAQRAIQTALPGICHMALVVSVYFFVFMAFGYLVFGQHEWNYSDMIHATQTIFSYCVSAFENTEFFNNRVLGVLFLSSFMLVMICILINLFQAVILSSYEEMKQPVYEEPSEEAEAMTYLCRRLRSAFCCLCFKPRAEDEPKFFINMVYGQPEKNSHRYLGLKTRNINGKKMVYLVV; translated from the exons ATGGGGCCCGGGCCGGCTCTCCTActcctgggcctgggcctgggcctgggcctgggctgtGGGCCCGGCCGCCGGCCTCTGCCCGCGGCTCCCGCGCAGGCGCCCGGCTCGCCGTCCCGAGACCTCCCCATCCCGACGCCCGCCGCGGCCCGACGTGCCCCGTCCGAGACCCGGGCCCTCGTTCAGGCGCGGCGGCCGCAGGCCGCGCTCCGCTCGGTCAGGGCCTCCCGGGCCCCCGGGGAGCGGGGCGCAGGCTTTGGCGGCCTTGGGGCCGGCCGCGCCCGCGTCAGCCTCCGGGCCCGCGCGGCCCCGGGCGGCGGCATCTTCCTGAGCGGCCGCCGCGGCCTCTGCCTGCCGGCCGGGCGGCCCCCGAGCCTCGCGCCGCGCTGCCTCCGCGCGCACGTCCAGCTGCGCGCCCGCcgcgccaccgccgccgccgcgcccgcGCCGGTGGACCTGCAGCTGTCCGCGCCCGGCGGCCGGCTCTCCCTGCGCCGGCTGTCCCGCCTGCCGCGCTCGCTCGGGCCTCTGGAGTGGACCTTCCGCCTCCGGCTGCTCGGGCCCGCGGCCGCTGAGAGCCGCGCGTTGCCCCGTCGGGCTCTGCACCGCGGCCGGCGCTCCTACCCGGGATTCGTGGCCCGAACCGAGTGTCCCACGGACGGGCCCACCCCGGTCGTCTTGGAAGCTGTCAGCCCGAACAGCTCAGAACCCACAGAGTCCTCCGTGTCCTGTCAGGTATTCCGACCTGGGCCTTGTAGATTGGACCCCGTGAGGATAAATAGGAACGACGATAAACCAGTGCGACTGACCAGGGACATGGGAGACACCTTCAATGCGACAGTCGTCCTCTTCTGTCCCATCCAGGAGTACTATTATCGGGGTTGGTCTGTCTATGCCGTTCCTTATGTAGGGGCCGTGCCTGACTGGACTAAACCTCTGGAAAAGCCACCGGTCAATTTTAGTAGTGGGTTCTTCATGGTGACTATACCCCCGTATTCTTTACCTTGGGGGGTGTATCTGTTTAATTTCTCGGTGGTTGTCAGAACGCGGGATCCCCAGGTTCCAGGGAAGAACGACTCAGACAGCATCTATGTCGTCATTTTTAGACGTCCCCTGAATGCTGTTATTTCAGGGCCTTCCAACATCACAATTAATTTCACAGATGGGGTGACTCTCAATGGAAATATGTCTTCTGATCCAGAGGAAACAGACCCTCTAGAGAAAGAGAGACTTAAGTTTCTCTGGTACTGTACCACAGACTCAAGAAACTATGATGGAGAAAACACAACAGTGATAAGCAAGGAAGTTTGTCTCCCGGAGCAGGTTGATCTCAAGTGGACATGGGCCTCTGGTCCTATTCTCACACTTTCTCCAGAAACGCTTCAAGGCAGCCGTGTATATTTTTTCAGACTGGTGATCCAGAAGACCAGCAGGTCAGCCTTTGCTGATGCAACGGTGCACGTGCTTCAGGGAGAGCCGGTAGCAagcgtttcctgcattgaaaaTTGTGACCAGGTTCTGGTTTTATCGGAGAGGTTCTCGTTGTCTCTGGACTGCACAGGCTGTACGGCAGGCCGAGATGTCTATCGCTGGTCCATTCTGACGTCTTCAGGTCAGGAGGTGCCATTTGACTGGACGGGGCAAACTTCAACAGGACGGAATGGTGCTTATGTGTCTGTAAAAGCTTTCGCTTTCTGGCATTTCAGGGAAGATAAGTTTTGGATTTCTCTCAATGCAGCAACTTGGAGTGGAGTCACCTTGGTCTTAAGATATCCTTTCATTATTCACCATGTCCCTATAAGCACAGACTGCAAAATTGTTCCAGAAAAAGGAATTTCCTTCATTACTCAGTTTGTTGTCATTTGTACTCATTTCAAGCATAAGAACATTGttcttacatataaaataatagtTCCTGATGTACATGGTTTTGGTGAGATCAGTTCTGTGAAAGAGAATAACTTTGGATCCATCCTGTATTTGGGAAAGAATTCCACATCgcccccttcctttctccctgttGGTGTGTTGGACAGTCATTATGCCTTGAAAATAATTGCTCAGGCATTTAATACCTCTCTGGGAGCTTTTTCTCAGGTGAACTTTTACGCCACTGTGCGGCCTCCCACTGACGTAAACTCATCAATGACTGTGTTGGAGAAGTTATCCAACTTCACCATGGGACCAAATTCATCCCTGTCTACTTTGCTTCAACAGCAGGATTTTCTAAATGCAAGTTATTTAATATACGTAGTAGCTTCTGTCTTGAATAGTATGAAAAGCGACTTAAGTCTGCAAGCTGACAAAATTAAACTCCGAGAACACCTTTTCAATCAGACACTTATTCTTCCTATAAACACTTTGGTGAATATTAGCCAGGTGGTCATGGCTGTTACTAAATTAACAGAGAAAACCTCTGAgatcagtgcattctctcagAAACTGGCCACAGTGAGGACTTGGCAAGCAAGCCAAGCCCTCCAAGATAGTCATCAGAGAGATAAGAGCATTTCTTCTGAGCAAATAGAAAGTGTGTGCACTGGAATATTAATAACCTTGTCTAACATCCTGAAACTGCTGGTTCATTATGAAGTCTTTGAAGAGCCTTTCCACGTGGTTGAATCTCTAGCAGACACGGTACTGGCTGTGAAAGTGCCAGAGAATGAGACCACTGCCTTGAGGACCTCCAACTTTAAAATGTATGTCAAGAAAACCGAAAAGTGGAATGTCACCAAGTTCTTCAGCACCCAGAAGCACTGTCAGAATTGTTTTTATCCCAGCCTAAATGTGAACAGCGTTCCTAGTCTGCCTGCCAGCGCTCCGATTTCCACGATGTTTTGTGAATTTGCGGATGACCCTTTCCCTTGGCTAAATTATGGGGAAAACATTTTGACCCAGGTGGTTGGATTCCGAATGACAGGAGTGGAGGCCACGGGTGACGTGATTGAGATCCCACCTGATGCACTGGAAGTGTACCTCATCAGGAAAAACCTGAGCTTTGGAACTGTTAATCTCACGGTGGGACCCAGCTCAGAGCCTTATGCAGTGGATGAATCAGCGACAAAGACGACAGGGGCGTTTAGCTTTGTTGTGGACAGTACCGCAGGCAGGGACGTGTTGATCCACATCATGACAGAAGTGTCCGTCTTGTTCACGGTGTCTGTGTACGCGGGCCGTGAGATCACACCCAACTCTTTTATGACCAGCTACCTGGTGCCCCATAAAATCCCTCCAATTGCCAACGAGAGTGACCTGTTTGACCCGGAGTGTACGGTGAAGGAGGCCCGAGTGGTCTGCCTCCCCGCGGCCCTGGTGCAGGTCATAGCTCAGCGAACTGATTCCTCTGAGTGCACCGTCGCTGTGGTTCTACAGGCACCTCGTTTTGTCCTAAAACCCAATAACAAGTTGGTGAGAATTTCTGTTTTCAGCAGTGAATGCTTGGACATGTTTGGGATCCAGAGCGATTGGAGAGAAGATACCTGTGTTGTGGGAGAGAAGACCACTTGGCAAAGAGTGCACTGTATCTGCAAGAACCCACGGCGGGCCAAACGGCAGCTGGATATAATCAAACAGGCCAACCTTCACCTGCGTACCCACTATTTGACGGCCAAGGTGATCGTGGTCCCTAACCCTGTGGACTTACGAGTGGAGGCAGTCAAGAACGTCACCCAAAACCCTGTGACCCTCTTCACGGTACTTCTCATATTGCTGTTGTACTTGGTCCTTGCGTTCTGGGCCTTGCACAGAGATGAAACAGACCAGTATCTTAGGGAACATGTGATAGTTCTCCTTGATAACGATCCTTATGATAATGTGTGTTATCTAGTCACTGTTTTTACAGGAAGCCGTTGTGCTTCTGGGACCAGGGCCAATGTCTTTATCCAACTGCATGGAACCGAAGGTAGCAGTGATGTGCACTGTTTAAGCCATCCACAATTTAGGACTCTCTACCGAGGAAGCATCTGCACTTTCCTCCTAGTGACGAAAAAGGACTTGGGCGACATCCATTCCCTCCGTGTGTGGCACAACAATGAGGGCAGGTCCCCTGAATGGTATTTAAGTAGAATTAAAGTGGAGAATCTGTTCAGCAGACACATCTGGCTCTTCATGTGCCGAGAATGGCTTTCTATTGAATCGTCTTTGGACCGAACCTTTCAAGTAACCCCCCCAGATAAGCCTCTCAAGAAAATGGACTTTTTCCTCATAGATTTAAGTTACAAGCTGGGGAGAAGCCACTTGTGGTTCTCTGTATTTTCTGGTGTCATTTCTACACCATTCAATAGGCTCCAGAGGCTGTCCTGTTGCTTAGCAATGTTGTTATCCACGCTTCTGTGTAATATTATGTTCTTTAGTCTAGAGAAGGAGATCAAAGCAGAGCCACAAGAGCAGAGGTACATCAGGTCGATGGTGATTGGACTGGAAAGTGCCTTTATTACCCTCCCTGTGCAACTAGTGATCAAATCTTTGTTCATGTATTCCCAGAGGAGACCTCAGGTGACTCTACATGAGGTCACTCCTCGGAAACATCCTTTGAAAGCACCAGCAAGCCAGCACTGGGAAGAACGATTGGGAAACTGGCATGCCTATGAAATTGACAAGGCAAGCTCCCAGAAGCCTGTGTCTAACAGACATCGTGCAAAACCCAAGGCTTCTGTCAATGTCACCTCTAAAAGACA CAAGGTCACTCAAGCACAAAGCAAGTTCTCCAACATGCAGGGAAGAAATATAAACACCAATAACCCAAATATTGAAGACAATACAAATGTTTCTGATGAGCAGCCTCCCCAGCCAGGTTCAACAGCCCTTAAAGAGAAGACCAGAATGGTCCTGCCACAATGGTGTGTTTCTGTCGCCTGGCTCTTGGTTTTTCTTACCTGTGGCATATCCTCCTTCTTCATCATATTTTATGGACTGACTTACGGCCTCGAAAAGTCAACAGCATGGCTGTTTGCATCGTTTTGTGCATTCACTCAGTCAGTCTTTCTCGTGCAGCCATCTAAAATCATGCTCGTGTCAGGCTACAGAACACGGAAGGCCAAGTACTGTAAAAACATTTCGTGGATTGGCAACAGCCGCTTCTCCGAGATCAAGCTGCACAACATTCGGAAGGAcccagaagaaatggacagacGCCACCGGTATGTCATGGAGCTCCGAAACTCGAGAACGTACCAGCCTCTCACCCAGGACGAAATCACGATATTCCAAAGAAAGAAGAGGATCAAGAGAAGAGCTTTCCTGTTCCTGAGTTACATCCTCACTCACTTCATCTTTCTGGCTCTCTTGCTGAGCCTAGTTGCCATCCTACACCCCACTGATAGCTTTTACTATAATCAGTTTATTCGGGACCAGTTCTCTGTGGATCTGGCAGGCGTGACCAGGCTGGAAGACATCTATCAGTGGCTGAACAGGGTGCTGTTGCCTCTGCTCCACAATGACCCGAACCCCACGTTTTTCCCTGACAGCTCCTCTAAAATCCTTGGCCTGCCACTCATGAGGCAGGTGAGGGCGCAACCTGGAGAGATAATGTGTCTGCCGGCCAAGAAATTTGTGGAGGGCAGCCTCAAAGGAGAGATTCGCTGTCACCCCGAATATGGCATTGACCCAGAAGACACAAAAAACTACTCTGGGTCGTGGAATAGAGTTAGTAAGCGGGACACTGACAAGACGACCAGAGGGTTTACTTACAGGCCTCCGGAGAAGAGGTGGGCGTACTCTTCCTATGGGCTGCTGCACACCTATGGCTCAGGAGGATACgccttctatttttttccagcaGAGCAGCAGTTTAATTCcacactgaggctcagggaactCCAGAAAAGCCATTGGCTGGATGAAAAGACGTGGTCTGTGATTGTGGAATTGACCACCTTCAATCCAGACATCAGTCTCCTCTGCAGCATCTCGGTCATCTTCGAGGTCTTTCAGTTAGGTGTTGTGAACACTAGCCTGAATGCTCGCTCCTTCTTGCTCGCTGATTTCAACAGAAAAAACTCAGCCGACTCATCAGAAAACTACTTGTACTTGGccatcttcattttcttccttgccTACACTGTTGATGAGGTTTATGTAATCACACAAGAACGGACTGCCTACCTGCAAAGTGTATATAATTTGCTCAACTTTGCTCTAAAATGTATCTTTACCTTGTGGATCGTACTCTTTTTCAGGAAGCACTTCTTGGCCATCGGTGTAGTTCGGGCTTACCTGTCAAATCCTGAGGATTTCATTCCCTTTCATGCAGTGGCTCAAGTGGATCACACCATGAGGGTGATTTTGGGTTTCCTGGTATTTCTGACGATCCTGAAGACGCTCCGGTATTCCAGGGTCTTTTACGATGTGCGTCTGGCTCAGAGGGCCATCCAGACTGCCCTTCCTGGCATCTGCCACATGGCATTGGTGGTGTCCGTGTATTTCTTTGTCTTCATGGCATTCGGGTACTTGGTGTTCGGGCAGCACGAGTGGAACTACAGTGACATGATCCACGCCACCCAGACAATATTTTCCTACTGTGTCTCAGCTTTTGAGAACACGGAATTTTTCAATAACCGGGTTCTCGGGGTCCTCTTCCTCTCATCTTTCATGCTGGTGATGATCTGCATATTGATCAACTTATTTCAGGCAGTGATTTTGTCATCCTATGAGGAAATGAAGCAGCCTGTGTACGAGGAGCCCTCAGAAGAGGCGGAAGCCATGACTTATCTGTGTCGCCGGCTAAGATCTGCTTTTTGCTGCCTGTGCTTCAAGCCCAGGGCGGAAGACGAGCCCAAGTTCTTCATCAACATGGTGTATGGGCAGCCAGAGAAGAACAGCCACCGCTACCTGGGGCTGAAGACCAGAAACATTAATGGGAAGAAAATGGTTTACCTCGTCGTGTGA